A window of Hevea brasiliensis isolate MT/VB/25A 57/8 chromosome 14, ASM3005281v1, whole genome shotgun sequence contains these coding sequences:
- the LOC110672312 gene encoding probable glutathione S-transferase parC translates to MANAEVVLLDFWPSPFGMRVRIALAEKGIKYEYKEEDLQNKSALLLQMNPVHKKIPVLIHNGKPVAESLIAVQYIDEAWKDKAPLLPSDPYLRAQAKFWADFVDKKIYALGRKIWATKGEEQEAAKKEFIESLKLMEGKLGEKPYFGGESFGYVDVVLVPFYSWFYAYEVFGNFSIEAECPKLIQWAKRCSEKESVLKSLPDHKKVHGFVLELKKRLGIE, encoded by the exons ATGGCTAATGCAGAGGTGGTTCTGTTGGATTTCTGGCCAAGCCCTTTTGGTATGAGAGTTAGGATTGCTTTGGCAGAGAAGGGCATCAAGTATGAGTACAAGGAAGAGGATCTGCAGAACAAGAGTGCTCTGCTCTTGCAGATGAACCCAGTTCATAAGAAGATCCCAGTTCTCATCCACAATGGCAAACCAGTTGCTGAGTCTCTTATTGCTGTTCAATACATTGATGAAGCCTGGAAGGACAAAGCTCCATTGCTTCCCTCTGATCCTTACCTGAGAGCTCAAGCTAAATTCTGGGCTGATTTTGTTGATAAGAAG ATATATGCTCTTGGAAGGAAGATATGGGCAACAAAAGGAGAAGAGCAGGAGGCAGCTAAGAAAGAATTCATAGAGTCACTGAAGCTTATggaaggaaagcttggagagaaGCCATACTTCGGTGGTGAAAGTTTTGGTTATGTAGATGTTGTACTTGTGCCTTTCTATAGCTGGTTTTATGCTTATGAGGTCTTTGGAAATTTCAGCATAGAGGCTGAGTGTCCTAAGCTTATTCAATGGGCTAAAAGGTGCTCAGAGAAAGAGAGCGTGCTCAAGTCTCTTCCTGACCACAAAAAAGTCCATGGATTCGTTTTAGAGCTAAAGAAGAGGCTTGGGATAGAgtag
- the LOC110672320 gene encoding pentatricopeptide repeat-containing protein At5g04780, mitochondrial translates to MKTVSSYKKRLSDKVNLHFRCFSVRAYAAEPERTIQEDRLWKETKATPLTNLHYLLQFCARSREPMKGKACHAQLIHFGLKADTLTCNMLINMYSKCGLIDFSRKVFDKMPQRSLVSWNTMIAAYTQNMDEQNALTLFLELQREGNPFSEFTISSILCACAAKNDAFACKQLHAFAMKAAMDANGFVGTALLDVYAKSGLIQDANSVFEGMSERSAVTWSSMMAGYVQNELYEQALVFFTRSQAVGLEYNQFTMSSVICACAGLAAFIEGRQAHAVVCKTGFRSNNFVASSIVDMYAKCGSVKEAYIAFLDAEGKNVVLWNVMISGFAKHSHSLEVMILFEKMQQIGMRPDEVTYISVLSASSHMGLVDIGRSYFNLMTREHNVSPNVLHYSCLVDILGRAGLIHEAYELIQNMPFAATASMWGSVLASCNIHGNLKLAEIAAKNLFEMEPDNAGNYVLLSNLYAANKNWKEVAKARKLLKEKEVKKETGKSWIEIKDKVHIFMVGERNHPRIADIYLELDNLLEEIKKLGYKAETDYDLHDVDESRKQELLRHHSEKLALTYGLMCLPLNAPIRIMKNLRICGDCHSFMKLASSMTGREIIVRDVNRFHHFRDGCCSCGEFW, encoded by the coding sequence ATGAAAACCGTGAGCAGTTACAAAAAGAGACTCAGCGACAAGGTTAATCTCCATTTTAGATGCTTTTCGGTGCGAGCATATGCTGCCGAACCTGAAAGAACAATACAAGAAGACCGGTTATGGAAAGAAACAAAAGCCACACCATTAACAAACCTGCATTACCTCTTACAATTTTGTGCAAGAAGTCGAGAACCCATGAAAGGCAAGGCCTGCCATGCACAACTTATTCATTTTGGGCTAAAAGCAGACACTCTAACGTGCAATATGCTCATCAATATGTACTCGAAATGTGGCCTGATTGACTTCTCTCGGAAAGTGTTTGATAAAATGCCTCAAAGAAGCTTGGTTTCATGGAATACAATGATTGCTGCTTATACACAAAATATGGACGAGCAAAATGCTCTTACTCTTTTCTTGGAATTGCAAAGGGAAGGAAACCCATTTAGCGAATTCACAATTTCGAGTATTCTTTGTGCTTGTGCTGCAAAAAACGATGCTTTTGCGTGTAAGCAATTGCATGCATTCGCTATGAAGGCTGCAATGGATGCAAATGGTTTCGTGGGCACTGCATTGCTTGATGTATATGCCAAAAGTGGTTTGATACAGGATGCCAATAGTGTTTTTGAGGGGATGTCAGAGAGGAGTGCTGTTACGTGGAGTTCAATGATGGCCGGCTATGTACAAAATGAGCTTTATGAGCAGGCTCTGGTTTTTTTCACCAGATCACAAGCAGTTGGGCTTGAGTACAACCAGTTTACTATGTCTTCTGTTATTTGCGCCTGCGCAGGTTTGGCAGCTTTTATTGAAGGTAGACAGGCGCATGCTGTTGTTTGCAAAACTGGGTTTCGTTCAAACAATTTTGTGGCTTCCTCTATTGTTGACATGTACGCTAAATGCGGTAGTGTTAAAGAGGCGTATATTGCATTTTTGGATGCTGAAGGGAAGAATGTCGTTTTATGGAATGTGATGATTTCTGGGTTTGCTAAACATTCTCACTCTTTGGAAGTGATGATTTTATTTGAGAAAATGCAGCAAATAGGCATGCGGCCAGATGAGGTGACATATATTTCTGTGTTATCGGCAAGTAGTCACATGGGTCTTGTTGACATTGGACGGAGTTATTTCAACCTTATGACACGAGAGCATAATGTGTCACCAAATGTCCTTCACTACTCATGCCTGGTTGATATTCTTGGACGGGCAGGGCTAATACATGAAGCTTATGAATTAATACAGAATATGCCTTTTGCTGCTACTGCATCCATGTGGGGATCAGTTTTGGCATCTTGCAATATTCATGGGAATCTTAAATTAGCTGAAATTGCAGCTAAGAACTTGTTTGAGATGGAACCAGATAACGCGGGAAACTATGTTTTGCTGTCAAATTTATATGCTGCTAATAAGAACTGGAAGGAGGTTGCAAAAGCAAGGAAGCTTCTTAAAGAAAAAGAGGTGAAGAAGGAAACAGGCAAGAGTTGGATTGAAATTAAGGACAAAGTTCACATATTTATGGTTGGAGAAAGAAACCATCCTAGAATTGCTGATATTTATTTAGAGTTGGATAACTTGCTGGAAGAGATAAAGAAACTAGGTTATAAGGCTGAGACAGACTATGACCTTCATGATGTGGATGAGAGCAGAAAACAAGAACTTTTAAGACACCACAGTGAGAAGCTAGCACTTACTTATGGGTTGATGTGCTTACCTCTGAATGCACCTATCAGGATTATGAAGAATCTCCGGATCTGTGGGGATTGTCATTCTTTTATGAAGCTTGCATCAAGCATGACAGGGAGGGAAATTATTGTTAGGGATGTAAACCGGTTTCATCATTTTAGGGATGGATGTTGCTCTTGTGGGGAGTTCTGGTGA